A part of Solibacillus sp. FSL H8-0538 genomic DNA contains:
- a CDS encoding NAD-dependent epimerase/dehydratase family protein: MNRVAQLEQFMTKPSSALIEDLKQIDGDILILGIGGKMGPTLAKMTKRAIDEAGLQKRVIGVSRFSAGALQQELEDAGIETIAADLLNEDQLQGLPDVKNVIFMAGNKFGTTGNEHFTWAMNAYLPGRVAEKYKNSRIVAFSSGNIYPFSEVTKGNCSEDIVPSPIGEYAQSCLGRERVLTNFSIRNHTPLVLFRLNYAIDMRYGVLLEVAKAVHEERAIDLTTGSVNVIWQGDANEYALRSLLLCSSPPKILNVTGPETISVRWLAKEFGNRFDKQPVFEGNEQTTALLNTASQAHQLFGYPSVTLQEMIDRTVSWIREGGETYNKPTHFQERKGAF, from the coding sequence ATGAATCGCGTGGCGCAATTAGAACAATTCATGACAAAGCCGTCATCAGCATTAATAGAAGATCTAAAACAGATTGACGGTGATATTTTAATATTAGGCATTGGCGGGAAAATGGGGCCGACACTCGCAAAGATGACAAAGCGTGCCATTGATGAAGCAGGGCTACAGAAGCGTGTAATTGGTGTATCGCGTTTTTCAGCTGGTGCATTGCAGCAAGAACTAGAGGATGCCGGTATTGAAACGATCGCAGCAGATTTATTAAATGAAGACCAACTACAGGGGCTACCCGATGTGAAAAACGTTATTTTCATGGCGGGAAATAAATTTGGAACGACGGGTAATGAACATTTCACATGGGCAATGAATGCGTATTTACCTGGCCGTGTTGCAGAGAAATATAAAAATTCGCGTATTGTCGCCTTTTCATCGGGCAATATTTATCCCTTTTCAGAAGTGACAAAGGGCAATTGCTCAGAGGATATCGTGCCTAGTCCGATTGGGGAGTATGCACAGTCTTGCTTAGGGCGTGAGCGCGTGCTTACGAATTTTTCGATTCGCAATCATACACCGCTTGTTTTATTCCGCCTAAATTATGCAATTGATATGCGCTACGGTGTATTACTTGAAGTGGCAAAGGCGGTACACGAAGAACGTGCGATTGATTTAACGACAGGTAGTGTGAACGTTATTTGGCAAGGAGATGCGAATGAATATGCACTGCGCTCACTGCTACTTTGTTCGTCACCACCGAAAATTTTAAATGTGACAGGACCGGAAACGATTTCGGTGCGCTGGTTAGCAAAAGAATTCGGCAACCGCTTCGATAAGCAGCCCGTTTTTGAAGGGAATGAGCAAACAACCGCACTACTCAATACAGCGTCACAGGCACATCAATTATTTGGCTATCCGTCTGTCACATTGCAAGAAATGATTGATCGAACAGTATCTTGGATTCGTGAAGGTGGCGAAACATACAATAAGCCAACCCATTTCCAAGAACGAAAAGGGGCGTTTTAA
- a CDS encoding dihydrodipicolinate synthase family protein, with amino-acid sequence MLQPTVKKSLFDGAFIPAHPLALNEDRTLDELSQRALTRYYIEAGVGGLAVGVHTTQFEIRNPQFNLYERVLTLAMEEMKRAHVGEDFIKIGGVCGPTEQAVKEAQFLKDTGYNLALLSMGGLDYSEAQLLERTRVVAAVIPVVGFYLQTSVGGRKLSYEFWCELADIENVYAIKVAPFNRYQTFDVVRAVCQSSRNEEIAIYTGNDDNIVADLLSTYKVRVGDKTVHKQIIGGLLGHWSVWVKTAVAYFEDIKRVRNGRLIPTELLTRGLEITDANAAFFDPQHDFKGSIAGINEVLARQGLLQGNWCLMDHEKLSPNQAEEITRVYESYPHLHDDVFVAANLGKWKSGDQL; translated from the coding sequence ATGTTGCAGCCAACAGTGAAGAAAAGCTTGTTTGACGGCGCATTTATCCCTGCGCACCCATTAGCATTAAACGAGGACCGTACATTAGATGAATTAAGTCAGCGTGCATTAACGCGCTATTATATTGAGGCGGGTGTTGGCGGACTTGCAGTAGGTGTCCATACGACGCAGTTTGAAATTCGCAATCCGCAGTTCAATTTATATGAGCGTGTTCTTACGCTTGCTATGGAAGAAATGAAACGTGCACATGTTGGCGAGGACTTTATAAAAATTGGCGGTGTTTGTGGGCCAACAGAGCAAGCAGTGAAGGAAGCGCAGTTTTTAAAGGACACTGGATATAATCTAGCCCTTTTAAGTATGGGTGGTTTAGATTATTCAGAGGCGCAGCTACTTGAGCGTACGCGTGTAGTAGCTGCCGTTATTCCGGTCGTAGGATTTTACTTACAAACATCCGTCGGCGGTCGCAAGCTATCTTATGAATTTTGGTGTGAGCTAGCTGATATCGAAAATGTTTACGCCATTAAAGTAGCGCCGTTTAATCGTTACCAAACATTCGATGTTGTGCGTGCTGTTTGTCAATCTAGTCGCAATGAGGAAATCGCTATCTATACAGGCAATGATGATAATATTGTCGCGGATTTATTATCCACGTATAAAGTACGTGTTGGTGATAAAACCGTGCACAAGCAAATTATTGGCGGATTACTCGGACACTGGTCTGTTTGGGTGAAAACGGCTGTAGCGTACTTTGAAGATATAAAGCGCGTGCGGAATGGTCGGCTCATCCCGACAGAATTATTAACACGAGGGCTTGAAATTACCGATGCGAATGCGGCATTTTTTGATCCCCAGCATGATTTTAAAGGGAGTATTGCGGGCATTAACGAAGTACTCGCACGTCAAGGGCTGCTTCAGGGCAATTGGTGCTTAATGGATCATGAAAAACTTAGTCCAAATCAAGCAGAGGAAATTACGCGTGTGTATGAAAGCTATCCACATCTTCATGATGATGTATTCGTTGCAGCGAATTTAGGGAAATGGAAGTCGGGTGATCAGTTATGA
- a CDS encoding zinc-dependent alcohol dehydrogenase, whose protein sequence is MKSLMAIDGMAQVVELEVPELLPQHVRVKTHFTAVSPGTERLLIGSSASGDRRLGYSAVGEIIELGEGVNNYSVGDIVACYGAPYVSHSSELVVPKTLISKVPSHVPTIHASFAAHGAIAIHAIRKAHLQFGETVIIVGLGVLGQMIAKICSAAAYEVIAYEPIEARANMINGEGSIHAFSSLSKMAHFLDQMTEGHGADAVLLCTGGKHSETTAQSLDWVRKQGKIVIVGDVEPVFPREKMFGKEAAILISRAGGPGRYDPLYEKMAVDYPYGYVRWTEGRNVKEFIRLLAQNRIDITPFIKSIVDIKDAATIYDDLLKQPEELTKIIRF, encoded by the coding sequence ATGAAATCGTTAATGGCGATTGATGGTATGGCGCAAGTTGTGGAGCTGGAAGTACCTGAATTACTTCCACAACATGTGCGTGTAAAAACACATTTTACGGCTGTTTCACCAGGAACAGAACGCTTACTAATTGGTAGCAGTGCAAGTGGTGACCGCCGATTAGGCTATAGTGCAGTGGGTGAAATTATTGAGCTCGGAGAAGGTGTTAACAACTACTCGGTAGGAGATATCGTGGCGTGCTACGGTGCACCTTATGTGAGCCATTCAAGTGAATTAGTTGTACCAAAAACGCTCATTTCCAAAGTGCCTTCGCATGTTCCAACAATTCATGCGTCGTTTGCAGCGCATGGGGCCATTGCTATACATGCAATTCGCAAGGCACATTTGCAGTTCGGCGAAACCGTCATCATTGTTGGCTTAGGTGTACTTGGCCAAATGATTGCGAAAATTTGTAGTGCGGCAGCGTATGAAGTGATTGCCTATGAGCCTATAGAAGCGCGCGCCAACATGATTAACGGCGAAGGCTCGATTCATGCATTTTCATCTTTATCAAAGATGGCGCATTTTTTAGATCAGATGACAGAGGGACATGGTGCAGATGCTGTACTCCTTTGTACAGGTGGGAAGCATTCTGAAACAACGGCGCAAAGTTTAGATTGGGTTCGTAAGCAGGGGAAAATCGTGATTGTTGGAGACGTGGAGCCTGTTTTTCCGCGTGAGAAAATGTTCGGGAAAGAAGCCGCAATCCTTATTTCACGTGCAGGGGGGCCTGGTCGTTATGACCCACTTTATGAAAAAATGGCGGTGGATTACCCATATGGCTATGTACGCTGGACGGAAGGACGGAATGTGAAGGAGTTTATCCGTTTACTTGCACAAAATCGCATCGATATCACGCCGTTTATTAAAAGTATTGTGGATATTAAGGATGCGGCAACGATTTATGATGACTTGCTAAAACAACCTGAGGAATTGACGAAAATTATTCGTTTTTAG
- a CDS encoding Gfo/Idh/MocA family protein, whose translation MLKVGVIGGGSISEFHIKPYLANDQVQLIALCDRNEVRLAKMGEEYGVTNLYTAYKDLLANPDVDAVSICTWNNTHAEIAIQALNAGKHVLLEKPLSMTVEEALAVEQAVQRSGKLLQVGYVRRHASNIHVLKKFIDAGDLGEIYYAKASCLRRLGNPGGWFSDIAKSGGGPLMDLGVHMIDICWYLMGKPKPVSVSGNTYTRLGNRKHIEKLSFYKAADYDAQHNDVEDLANALIRFDNGASLFVDVSFTLQAKQDEVSVKLYGEKGGAEVEPALAIVGEKHNTVINMTPQIDDLAFDFAGAFANEINHFVACCLTGKESLAPVADGVAVMKMLCAVYESANTGKEIIL comes from the coding sequence ATGTTAAAAGTAGGGGTAATTGGTGGGGGCTCGATTTCGGAATTTCATATTAAACCATATTTGGCAAATGATCAGGTGCAACTTATTGCGTTATGCGACCGAAACGAGGTACGTCTAGCAAAAATGGGCGAGGAGTACGGGGTGACGAATTTATATACAGCGTACAAGGATCTTCTTGCTAATCCGGACGTGGATGCCGTCAGTATTTGTACGTGGAATAATACGCATGCAGAGATTGCGATTCAGGCGCTCAATGCGGGCAAGCATGTGTTACTTGAGAAGCCACTTAGCATGACAGTTGAGGAAGCGCTTGCGGTGGAACAAGCAGTACAGCGTTCAGGCAAGCTATTACAAGTTGGCTATGTACGTCGCCATGCATCGAATATTCACGTGCTTAAGAAGTTTATTGATGCGGGAGATCTGGGCGAGATTTATTACGCAAAAGCGTCATGTCTCCGTCGCTTGGGAAATCCTGGAGGTTGGTTTAGTGATATCGCAAAATCAGGCGGTGGTCCATTAATGGATTTAGGCGTCCATATGATTGATATTTGCTGGTATTTGATGGGCAAGCCAAAGCCGGTTTCTGTTAGTGGCAATACATATACAAGACTTGGCAATCGCAAGCACATCGAAAAGTTATCCTTTTATAAGGCAGCAGATTATGATGCACAGCACAATGACGTAGAAGATTTAGCGAATGCGTTAATACGTTTTGACAATGGGGCTTCATTATTTGTTGACGTAAGTTTTACATTACAAGCTAAGCAAGATGAGGTTAGTGTGAAACTATACGGTGAAAAAGGAGGTGCCGAAGTGGAACCAGCGCTTGCAATTGTTGGCGAAAAGCATAATACAGTCATCAATATGACGCCGCAAATTGATGACTTAGCTTTTGATTTTGCCGGTGCCTTTGCGAATGAAATTAATCATTTTGTAGCGTGTTGCTTAACAGGTAAAGAAAGCCTAGCACCGGTTGCAGACGGTGTGGCGGTCATGAAAATGTTATGTGCAGTATACGAATCCGCTAATACAGGTAAGGAAATTATCTTATAA
- a CDS encoding Gfo/Idh/MocA family protein, whose product MNIGIMSFAHIHATSYATAIRRIPGVTLTAIYDTDVERGKEAAAQFGATFYNSEASFLQTDIEAVVICSENVLHKQMAVAAANAKKHILCEKPIATTLADAEEMIRSCEINGVMLQIAYPVRYSQPIIELKKAIDNRELGEIVAIRTTNRGQNPGGWFIDANLSGGGAVLDHTVHMVDIMRWYLSDEVVEVTAFADRYFTDIHTDDAGIMTLQFGGGVIASHDASWSRFPQFPTWGDVMIEVIGTKDTRKVDVFKEQFRLYGKEERSLTHMYCGNDTDFDLIIDFLKSVQQNKAPAITGYDGLKSLEVALAAYESSKKKQPIPL is encoded by the coding sequence ATGAACATTGGCATTATGAGTTTTGCACATATTCACGCGACAAGTTATGCAACTGCGATTCGCCGCATCCCAGGGGTGACATTAACAGCTATTTATGATACAGACGTGGAACGGGGAAAAGAGGCGGCTGCTCAGTTTGGTGCGACGTTTTACAATAGTGAAGCTTCCTTTTTACAAACAGATATTGAGGCGGTAGTAATTTGTAGTGAAAATGTGCTACATAAACAGATGGCCGTTGCCGCTGCGAACGCAAAAAAGCATATTTTATGTGAAAAGCCGATTGCGACAACGCTAGCAGATGCGGAAGAAATGATTCGTAGTTGTGAGATAAACGGGGTTATGCTACAAATTGCCTACCCGGTTCGTTATAGCCAGCCGATCATCGAGCTAAAAAAAGCGATAGATAATAGGGAGCTCGGTGAAATTGTTGCCATTCGTACAACAAATCGTGGGCAAAATCCAGGCGGGTGGTTTATTGATGCTAACTTATCTGGAGGTGGTGCAGTCCTTGATCATACCGTGCATATGGTTGATATTATGCGTTGGTATTTAAGTGATGAAGTTGTTGAAGTGACAGCATTTGCAGATCGCTACTTTACGGATATTCATACAGATGATGCGGGAATTATGACACTACAATTTGGGGGTGGGGTGATTGCCTCACATGATGCGAGCTGGTCTCGTTTCCCGCAATTTCCTACTTGGGGCGACGTCATGATTGAAGTAATCGGCACGAAGGACACCCGGAAAGTGGATGTGTTTAAGGAGCAGTTCCGTTTGTATGGCAAAGAAGAGCGTTCGCTAACCCATATGTACTGCGGCAATGATACGGATTTTGATTTAATTATCGATTTTCTAAAAAGCGTGCAGCAAAATAAAGCACCGGCAATTACTGGTTATGATGGCTTGAAATCTTTAGAAGTTGCTTTAGCTGCCTACGAATCTAGCAAAAAGAAACAACCAATACCTTTATAA
- a CDS encoding FAD-dependent oxidoreductase — protein sequence MFESLYYYKKSKAVNPRTVQADAVVYGATPAGITAALQLKSRGYAVIIAEFSRHIGGISASGLGATDLGAEPAVGGYARQFYKEVAGHYGVEKQFTFEPHVAQRIFTKWLTEADIPVYTEQHLQQVYTNSGVITAISMEDGTRFEAKVWLDCSYEGDLMAMAGVSYKVGREANSTYKEIYNGIQFGAPHHKFEKWIDPYVIEGDTSSGLLHGITEDSSQQLGFQGQGDHRIQAYNFRICLTTVPNKLAFPKPPNYDATKYELLLRYIQSGVWDALKLHTPLPNDKTDLNNYGAFSTDYIGMNYDWPDGSYRRREEIFQAHLSYVMGLLYFLTNDNRVPLFIRQQVSKYGLPLDEFKDTHHWPHQLYIREARRMISDVIMTDHYPLQQKFVHDSIGLASFHMDSHNCRRMVVDGRVVNEGDVQVAVSPFAISYQAIRPKREECENLLVPVCLSASHIAYGSIRMEPVFMIIGQSAGMAAALALDNNCAVQQVSYARLRALLEQAGQVLDWDTSIQDDPLARMKETFGKV from the coding sequence GTGTTTGAGTCGCTTTATTATTACAAGAAAAGTAAAGCAGTGAATCCGAGGACGGTGCAAGCTGATGCTGTAGTTTATGGTGCTACACCAGCAGGCATTACAGCGGCATTGCAACTGAAAAGCCGGGGATACGCCGTCATTATCGCAGAGTTTAGCCGACATATTGGCGGGATAAGTGCGAGCGGACTTGGTGCAACGGATTTAGGCGCAGAGCCAGCTGTAGGTGGATACGCAAGGCAGTTTTACAAAGAGGTGGCGGGACATTACGGCGTAGAAAAGCAGTTTACTTTTGAACCGCATGTTGCGCAGCGCATTTTCACAAAGTGGTTAACCGAAGCCGATATTCCGGTCTACACCGAGCAACATTTACAACAGGTATATACTAATAGTGGCGTTATTACAGCTATTTCTATGGAAGACGGCACACGTTTCGAAGCGAAAGTATGGTTAGATTGTAGCTATGAAGGCGATTTAATGGCGATGGCGGGCGTTTCGTACAAAGTAGGGCGCGAAGCTAATTCGACGTATAAAGAAATATATAACGGCATTCAGTTTGGTGCCCCACATCATAAGTTTGAAAAGTGGATTGATCCGTATGTAATTGAAGGAGATACGAGCAGTGGTTTACTTCATGGCATTACAGAAGATAGCTCGCAGCAGCTCGGCTTTCAAGGGCAAGGTGATCACCGCATTCAAGCGTATAATTTCCGTATTTGTTTAACGACTGTACCAAATAAGCTAGCATTTCCGAAGCCGCCAAATTACGATGCAACAAAATATGAATTGCTTCTGCGATATATCCAGTCTGGAGTGTGGGATGCATTGAAGCTCCATACGCCATTACCGAATGACAAAACAGATTTAAATAATTACGGAGCGTTTTCAACGGATTACATCGGCATGAATTATGACTGGCCGGACGGAAGCTACCGTCGCCGTGAAGAAATTTTCCAAGCACATTTATCATATGTAATGGGGCTGTTGTACTTTTTAACGAATGATAACCGTGTCCCCCTATTTATTCGCCAACAAGTGAGTAAATACGGGTTACCACTGGATGAATTTAAAGATACGCATCACTGGCCACATCAACTGTATATACGTGAAGCACGTCGCATGATTTCCGATGTTATCATGACGGATCACTACCCATTACAGCAGAAATTTGTTCACGATTCTATTGGGTTAGCTTCATTTCATATGGATTCCCATAATTGCCGCCGCATGGTAGTAGATGGACGTGTGGTAAATGAAGGGGATGTACAAGTAGCAGTAAGTCCATTTGCCATTTCTTATCAAGCGATTCGTCCGAAACGGGAAGAATGCGAAAACTTACTTGTCCCAGTTTGCCTTTCTGCTTCTCATATTGCGTACGGTTCGATTCGCATGGAGCCTGTCTTTATGATTATTGGGCAATCAGCGGGTATGGCGGCAGCACTTGCACTAGACAATAACTGTGCGGTTCAACAAGTTTCGTATGCCCGTTTGCGCGCACTGCTCGAACAGGCAGGGCAAGTGCTTGACTGGGACACGTCCATACAAGATGACCCACTAGCCCGTATGAAAGAAACGTTTGGCAAAGTATAA
- a CDS encoding GNAT family N-acetyltransferase has translation MQFQPWSIDYIDGLVTLWNAELDTEFPMRKELFLQNSFYDVNVFEEGSFIALDDNGQVIGFVVSKTWQEKMDVAMDKRRGWIQTLLVCSDARHNGLGTMLLKKAEQALTNVGIKEIQLGGDPFHYLCGIPLNQLETIKLAEKHGYVKRIDTYDLVNELAKDYVMPAHPNVEYVLLKQEEAPQLIAFLQRCFPGRWEYEAMKYFEMGGTGREFVVLKKEGEIIGFCRINDDQSPMIAQNMYWRQLIDGEVGGIGPLGVDQNEQKQGYGLGIVQAGMAYLQQRSVETIIIDWTFLVEFYEKLDFNVWKSYGIYLKTMAEVGD, from the coding sequence ATGCAATTTCAACCATGGTCTATTGATTATATTGATGGGCTTGTTACGTTATGGAATGCGGAATTAGATACAGAATTTCCAATGCGCAAGGAATTATTTCTACAAAATAGTTTTTACGACGTCAATGTTTTTGAAGAAGGTAGCTTTATTGCGCTAGATGACAATGGCCAAGTAATCGGGTTTGTTGTGAGTAAAACGTGGCAAGAGAAAATGGACGTCGCAATGGACAAAAGACGCGGCTGGATTCAAACGCTACTTGTATGTAGTGATGCCCGTCACAATGGGCTTGGGACAATGCTTTTAAAAAAGGCAGAGCAGGCGCTAACTAATGTAGGTATTAAAGAAATTCAACTAGGCGGTGATCCATTTCATTATTTATGCGGGATTCCGCTAAATCAGCTGGAAACAATAAAGCTAGCAGAAAAGCATGGCTATGTGAAGCGAATTGATACGTATGACTTAGTGAATGAGCTTGCAAAAGACTATGTAATGCCCGCGCATCCGAATGTTGAATACGTACTATTGAAACAAGAAGAAGCACCGCAGTTAATTGCCTTTTTACAGCGCTGTTTCCCTGGCCGCTGGGAGTACGAGGCGATGAAATATTTTGAAATGGGTGGTACGGGCCGAGAATTCGTTGTGCTGAAAAAAGAAGGGGAAATTATTGGGTTTTGTCGAATTAATGACGACCAATCCCCGATGATTGCCCAAAATATGTACTGGCGCCAGCTAATTGATGGGGAAGTAGGTGGTATTGGTCCGCTCGGGGTTGATCAAAACGAGCAAAAGCAAGGATACGGCCTTGGAATTGTGCAAGCAGGCATGGCGTATTTACAGCAGCGTAGCGTGGAGACAATCATTATTGACTGGACGTTTTTAGTCGAGTTTTATGAAAAGCTCGACTTTAATGTGTGGAAATCATACGGCATTTATTTAAAAACGATGGCTGAAGTAGGTGACTAA
- a CDS encoding ROK family protein: protein MGYILVADIGGTKLATAIFEHGKPLRMIAQQEQPSSQEEQALFDQLINGFEQLYTANHVQKEKIEVVSVGLPGVLNLAKGVVLYQNNLPWSGFPLVERLLERFPNSKIIMDNDVYMAASGEYQAREFTTETFVYVTLSTGIACCTIANGQFLRGVGMAGEIGFSLTDTSLMLEQYVAGPALEARINKQTGKQEPLSTIMEKYYRNDEIVLPIIAEAVDHIARQLHNVLILLDPHVIVLGGGVFNHHPKLVQVVQRKLGDYLTTPLLHGKENRVEASIFKGNAGLIGAASRGI from the coding sequence TTGGGCTATATTTTAGTAGCGGATATTGGCGGTACAAAGCTTGCAACCGCCATTTTTGAACATGGAAAACCTTTACGGATGATTGCACAACAAGAGCAGCCAAGTAGCCAGGAGGAACAAGCGCTATTTGATCAGCTAATAAATGGGTTTGAGCAGCTATATACAGCCAATCACGTTCAAAAGGAGAAAATTGAAGTCGTTTCGGTTGGATTGCCAGGTGTGTTAAACCTTGCTAAGGGGGTTGTTTTGTATCAAAATAATTTACCATGGTCCGGTTTTCCGTTAGTCGAGCGCCTGTTAGAAAGGTTTCCGAATTCAAAGATCATCATGGATAATGATGTTTATATGGCGGCGTCTGGGGAGTATCAGGCACGTGAATTCACGACCGAAACATTTGTGTATGTCACGTTGAGTACAGGGATTGCCTGTTGTACGATTGCGAATGGCCAATTTTTACGTGGTGTTGGGATGGCTGGGGAAATTGGTTTCAGCTTAACAGATACTTCTCTGATGCTAGAACAATACGTAGCTGGTCCGGCATTAGAAGCCCGTATTAATAAGCAAACAGGCAAACAGGAGCCATTAAGTACCATTATGGAAAAGTATTATCGTAATGATGAAATTGTTTTACCGATTATAGCGGAAGCAGTCGATCATATAGCCCGTCAGCTCCATAACGTGCTCATCTTACTAGATCCACATGTCATTGTACTAGGCGGCGGCGTTTTTAATCATCATCCAAAACTTGTTCAGGTTGTACAACGAAAACTTGGGGATTATTTAACAACACCACTACTACATGGCAAAGAAAACCGCGTTGAAGCAAGTATTTTTAAAGGAAATGCGGGGTTAATTGGAGCGGCAAGTAGGGGAATATAA
- a CDS encoding MFS transporter — protein sequence MKVDKIWTKDFFVIWIIHFIITVIFYLLLVTIGQYAIIHYEVSISVAGLVSGIFVIGSLVGRLIAGRLLTLMSSKKVMIIGLVFLCVTTALYFIQVALFSLMIIRFWQGFAMGITGTAAGTLVFETLPSHRKGEGIGYFSLGGIIGTAIGPFLGIFLTQLSTDFNLIFKVNVLLALICLGSCLLLGKSRSNRPIVSASKRFRLSNYVELNVIPMACIALLIGFSFSGVMSFLTLYTESINLVVAGSYFFLVYALAVILTRPYIGKLFDRAGASIVIYPSLVIFAFGMFLFSTAQSSFIFLLSAACIGVGFGNFNSVSQAFVIMQTPHARIGVATSTYLILCDLGMGAGPFLLGFLEPLIGYRGIFSNMVVVILICVVLYYLLYSRQGNFGKKKMRA from the coding sequence ATGAAGGTTGACAAAATATGGACAAAGGATTTTTTCGTTATTTGGATCATTCATTTCATTATTACCGTTATTTTTTATTTGCTTCTAGTAACAATCGGTCAATACGCGATTATCCATTATGAAGTTTCGATAAGTGTAGCTGGGCTTGTGTCGGGGATTTTTGTAATTGGCAGTTTAGTTGGGAGGCTCATTGCAGGTCGTTTACTTACATTAATGAGTAGTAAGAAAGTGATGATAATCGGGCTTGTTTTTTTATGTGTGACCACTGCTTTATATTTTATCCAGGTAGCTCTTTTCAGTTTAATGATCATTCGTTTTTGGCAAGGTTTTGCGATGGGGATTACAGGGACAGCAGCAGGTACGCTTGTTTTTGAAACGTTACCTTCTCATCGCAAAGGGGAAGGCATTGGTTATTTTTCATTAGGGGGTATTATTGGGACTGCTATTGGACCGTTTCTAGGAATTTTCCTTACTCAACTTTCGACAGATTTCAACCTAATTTTTAAAGTGAATGTGCTACTCGCATTGATTTGTTTAGGATCATGTTTATTACTAGGGAAAAGTAGAAGTAATAGACCAATCGTTTCTGCTAGTAAACGATTTCGACTGTCTAATTATGTGGAGCTAAATGTTATACCAATGGCTTGTATTGCCTTATTAATTGGCTTTAGTTTTTCAGGTGTTATGTCTTTTTTGACGTTATATACTGAATCTATTAATCTTGTCGTAGCAGGCAGTTATTTCTTTTTGGTGTATGCCCTAGCAGTTATTTTAACAAGGCCATATATAGGGAAGTTATTTGACAGAGCTGGTGCAAGCATTGTCATTTATCCTAGCTTAGTTATTTTTGCGTTCGGGATGTTTTTATTTAGTACAGCACAGTCTTCTTTTATCTTTTTATTGTCTGCTGCTTGTATCGGAGTTGGATTTGGTAATTTTAATTCAGTCTCGCAGGCCTTTGTTATTATGCAAACGCCGCATGCTAGAATAGGTGTTGCCACTTCGACGTATTTAATATTGTGTGATTTGGGGATGGGGGCCGGTCCTTTTTTACTAGGGTTTTTAGAGCCGCTAATTGGATATAGAGGTATTTTTTCGAATATGGTAGTTGTTATACTAATATGTGTTGTCCTGTATTATCTACTGTATAGTAGGCAGGGTAATTTTGGAAAGAAAAAGATGCGAGCTTGA
- a CDS encoding MerR family transcriptional regulator, with amino-acid sequence MTRSDYSYKDKKVITIGIVSELTGLSERQIRYYETRKLLFPERSKTGIRKYSFEDIEILIEIANQLEDGIWTSEIRKELQRREQNLNKAAL; translated from the coding sequence ATGACTCGAAGTGATTATTCATATAAGGATAAAAAGGTAATTACGATTGGAATCGTTAGTGAATTAACAGGACTATCCGAAAGACAAATACGCTATTATGAAACACGTAAACTATTGTTCCCAGAAAGATCTAAAACAGGAATAAGAAAGTACTCTTTTGAGGATATTGAAATATTAATCGAAATCGCCAATCAACTTGAAGACGGTATTTGGACAAGTGAAATAAGGAAAGAACTACAACGCCGAGAACAAAATTTAAACAAAGCAGCATTATGA